TGCGCAGTCGGTCGTCCCGTTGGATGATCTTGACGCCGTCCTTTGCGTCGGCGGCATGCGGCGACAACGCAAGGGCGACCGCCACAACGGGATGCAAAACATTGAGTCGCGAGAAGGCTTTCATCTGGGACATCGCACGTAAACGTATTAACTCATCACCGATGCGGTCAATGCAAAATCTCTGGCTGTCGCTTCGTGATTTACTGAATTCGCTCTGAACCTTCACCGCCTTGCTGGCCAACGTCGCTTCGGATAAAAGACGAGCGCGCCGAGGCCGAGCCCAGCCAGCATGGTTACAATTCCGTAGACCCGCGCTTTCGTTTTGCTCGCTTCCTCTGCCGCCGCCGGCGAGACGTCAGTCCGGGCGCTGGACCGAGTGGGGTAATTGCCGTGCAAAATGACATGCGGCGGGTTCACGATGGCGAGAAGCCCGCCGCCAGATAACAAGCCTGCTAGCAGCAGCAAACTCAATTCCCCTGCAGTGAAGTGTCGCGTCGTCACCTGATTTCAATCGGCGTCATAGGCTTCTTGTCGGTCGCTCTTTAAATCCTCAAACATCGTTTGCACGTTGTAACTACGTGCATTTGAAGTCGAGATCGCCATCCAGGCGGGTCGGGGCGGCGGCCCGGCGTCGCGGAAATAAACCAAAGCGCTCATTTCTTGACGACCTTCACCGCCTTGTCAGCCGGATCAATGACAAATTTCATTCCGTCCGGCGCGGGTGGCGCGCTGTCCATGGTCGAGTTGACGAATTCGGCGAAACTGTCCGGCAGACGGCCGTTTTTCTCAATGTACATGCGGAGTTTGACAGTCAGTTGGGCGTGAATGGCGCCTTGCAGTCTTTGCTGAATGGGTTGGGCGGCTTGTGCCGGTTGAGCCTGCGCCGTGCGAGCAGGATGGGTTGCGGAGTCTGCCGGCGTTGCGGGTGCAGCCTGGTTGGTGGGCAGAATGTACTGAGACTCGATCTGCGCGGCCTGTTCGGGCGCGAGTTGTGGTTCACTCGCGGCCGGGGCGGCTTTTTTGCCGCATCCGGAGAGCAGCCCCGCGCACAAAATAAATGGGATGAACTGGTTCGTCATGTTCTTCAACACCGTCGGCCGCGGATGGGATCCCGGCGGTCGCCTTCCACGCCTGCCGGAACAGCCGGCGCTAACGCGTCGGATCGTAGTACTCCGGGCGGCGCGCAAGATCGTCCCGAATGGTCCCGACATGGCTGTCTGCGAACGTTATGTCGCCCTTCTTGTTATGGCGGACGGTGATTCTGTCGCCCGGCGACAACCAGCGGCCGTCGTTGATGATGCTCGAGCTGCCGCCGACATCCGGACTTTCGCCACGCTTGTGAGTGGTTTGTTCCTCGGCCAGCATCACTTTGTCCGTGGGACGCACGACTGAAGTCATCTTGAACAGATAGGCGACGGGGCTGTTCACAGACCCCTGGAAAATTGAGGCCATCCCCAGATTCCTGGTGCCCGACAAATCCTGGCTGGTGAGCGAATAGCTGTAGTTATACGGCCCGTTCGCGTCACCCGTCCGGCGTTCACTGTCGTCCCGATCAAGCGGGCAGCGGAACAGGTTGCTGGTGACGGAGCCGATGTGCACCGCGATCGGGCTGCTTTGAATGGGTGGATAAGCTTTCACGTTTGTCCGCCAGTAAATCCAATCTTCCTTGTGATAGCCGTAGGTGTTGCGCGACGCCGTGCCGGGGAACGTGTCCGTATTGTCCTGCAGGTACATCATCATGCCGTAGCCGAGCTGTTTGAGATTGTTCAGACAATAGGTCTGGCCAGCCTGCGCCTTGGCCCGGGCCAGCGCGGGCAAAAGCAACCCGGCGAGAATGGCGATGA
The nucleotide sequence above comes from Candidatus Angelobacter sp.. Encoded proteins:
- a CDS encoding prepilin-type N-terminal cleavage/methylation domain-containing protein, with amino-acid sequence MKTRARTFEPRAGNGVWPGFTLIELLVVIAIIAILAGLLLPALARAKAQAGQTYCLNNLKQLGYGMMMYLQDNTDTFPGTASRNTYGYHKEDWIYWRTNVKAYPPIQSSPIAVHIGSVTSNLFRCPLDRDDSERRTGDANGPYNYSYSLTSQDLSGTRNLGMASIFQGSVNSPVAYLFKMTSVVRPTDKVMLAEEQTTHKRGESPDVGGSSSIINDGRWLSPGDRITVRHNKKGDITFADSHVGTIRDDLARRPEYYDPTR